The Argentina anserina chromosome 3, drPotAnse1.1, whole genome shotgun sequence genome includes a region encoding these proteins:
- the LOC126786233 gene encoding probable protein phosphatase 2C 39, translating into MAGKEILYKMKEKVLGSSDPDSGKGKSKMSHCITHGYHLVKGKSHHPMEDYVVAKFKQIENHELGLFAIFDGHLSHEIPEYLQSNLFNNILKEPEFWKETEDAVRRAYRITDTNILNKAVDLGKGGSTAVTAILIDCCKLVVANVGDSRAIICKNGVAKQLSVDHEPSTEREQIENRGGFVSNFPGDVPRVDGQLAVARAFGDKSLKKHLSSEPFVMSETIDDETEFAVLASDGLWKVMNNQEVVDAIRNIKDARAAAKHLTEEAVNRKSSDDISCVVVRFR; encoded by the exons ATGGCAGGCAAGGAAATCCTCTACAAGATGAAG GAAAAAGTTTTAGGTTCTTCAGACCCCGACTCTGGCAAAGGAAAGAGCAAGATGTCACATTGTATCACACATGGTTACCACTTGGTAAAGGGAAAGTCCCATCATCCTATGGAAGACTATGTTGTTGCAAAGTTTAAGCAAATTGAAAACCATGAGCTTGGACTATTTGCAATCTTTGATGGGCATTTGAGTCATGAAATTCCTGAATACTTGCAGTCTAATCTTTTTAACAATATTCTAAAAGAG CCCGAATTCTGGAAAGAAACTGAGGATGCAGTCAGGAGAGCATATCGAATAACTGATACTAACATTCTGAACAAAGCAGTCGATTTGGGTAAAGGGGGCTCAACTGCTGTTACTGCCATATTAATTGACTGCTGCAAACTTGTGGTAGCCAATGTTGGGGATTCCCGTGCTATCATCTGCAAGAATGGTGTCGCTAAGCAGCTATCTGTTGATCATGAGCCGAGCACGGAGAGAGAGCAAATCGAGAACAGAGGTGGTTTTGTATCAAACTTTCCAG GGGACGTACCACGTGTTGATGGGCAGTTGGCTGTAGCACGGGCATTCGGCGATAAAAGCTTGAAGAAGCATTTAAGTTCTGAACCTTTTGTGATGTCGGAGACGATTGATGATGAAACAGAGTTTGCTGTATTAGCAAGTGATGGGCTGTGGAAG GTGATGAATAACCAAGAAGTTGTGGATGCCATAAGAAATATAAAGGATGCGCGGGCAGCAGCCAAGCACCTTACTGAAGAGGCAGTCAATAGGAAGAGCTCGGACGATATCTCCTGTGTAGTTGTAAGATTCCGGTGA
- the LOC126786234 gene encoding squamosa promoter-binding protein 1-like, with the protein MERQTWKEKMLNKNADEVEDDSDEDETTGHGSGLISIRFEGNEKHKVNTAGSTAGKKSGSAGGGGGGASSAPSCQADRCGADLGDAKIYHRRHKVCEFHSKAAIVVVSGARQRFCQQCSRFHELAEFDEAKRSCRRRLAGHNERRRKSSGDPYGEGSSRRGINHQYRSESAQATATKYHLTSPTPGNSANSKHFQIR; encoded by the exons ATGGAGAGGCAAACTTGGAAAGAAAAGATGCTCAACAAGAATGCTGATGAAGTTGAAGATGACTCAGACGAAGATGAGACTACTGGCCACGGTAGTGGGTTGATCAGCATAAGATTTGAAGGCAATGAGAAGCACAAGGTCAACACAGCTGGGAGTACTGCAGGAAAGAAATCAGGATCCGCTGGgggaggtggaggtggagcATCGTCAGCACCGAGTTGCCAAGCAGATAGGTGTGGTGCTGATTTGGGAGATGCAAAGATCTACCATCGCCGCCATAAGGTTTGTGAGTTTCACTCCAAGGCTGCTATTGTGGTCGTCTCGGGGGCTCGACAGAGGTTTTGTCAGCAATGCAGCAG GTTCCATGAGCTAGCGGAGTTTGATGAAGCAAAGAGAAGCTGCCGCCGACGTTTGGCAGGCCACAATGAGAGGCGCCGCAAGAGCTCAGGTGATCCTTACGgagagggctcaagccgcaGGGGTATCAATCATCAATACCGATCAGAGAGTGCTCAGGCTACTGCTACGAAATATCATTTGACATCCCCAACCCCAGGAAACTCTGCTAATTCGAAGCATTTCCAGATCAGATAA
- the LOC126787064 gene encoding putative F-box protein At3g52320 produces the protein MVNMWRKLLPQTNTERGDLNTKGTTIMDLPEDIIVDILLRLPVKSLCCIQCVSKTSFDIARTPEFATLYSLRLLDPATNSHIFTFPQLILYTKSFNQEYESLVTLQSVEYISGKNRLTKTRQSARVSKLCFKNCSYASYGQVDFVYCNLLCFYRGYELPRLLVNPLRGEVLELPGGNIGGSVNSWSGIGFDHVTSTYKIVTILPQANGNNHIIAQVLVFGTSSWRKILLVSPCDGMKIIFGTESKNTTYTSGHMHCLIYGNDGIRHIISFDFNKEELHEIPLPNDSLRLSYYSSDLTLLNLRGFLAIVNFGSRRRRKDHIEIWALKSYDKKKWELLHQIEINELNVDPDIINVNYAFANTCVEWEHGICFAKSDVCYFWDLRHLSVTMVKFPTFSSSMFSNSSWQNKRTIYRTSSIFGYTESLISLKSYGIVIEETKSKEGECHID, from the coding sequence ATGGTCAATATGTGGAGAAAGTTATTGCCGCAGACAAACACTGAACGTGGTGATTTGAACACAAAGGGAACAACAATAATGGACCTACCGGAAGATATCATCGTCGACATACTCTTGAGACTGCCGGTAAAATCCCTCTGCTGCATACAATGCGTGTCTAAGACCTCTTTTGACATAGCTCGTACCCCCGAATTTGCTACACTGTACTCCTTGCGCTTGCTCGACCCGGCTACCAACTCCCATATCTTCACATTCCCTCAGCTTATTCTCTACACCAAATCGTTCAATCAAGAATATGAGAGCTTAGTGACATTGCAGTCAGTTGAGTACATTAGCGGCAAGAACCGATTGACAAAAACCAGACAGTCCGCTCGTGTCTCCAAGCTTTGTTTCAAAAACTGTTCATACGCTTCATACGGCCAAGTAGACTTTGTTTACTGCAATTTGCTTTGCTTCTACAGAGGTTATGAACTTCCCCGGCTCTTAGTTAATCCTCTTCGGGGAGAAGTCTTAGAGTTACCAGGTGGTAACATCGGAGGATCAGTCAATAGTTGGAGTGGAATCGGTTTCGACCATGTCACCAGCACATACAAGATTGTTACTATTTTGCCACAGGCTAATGGAAACAACCATATTATAGCCCAAGTTCTTGTATTCGGTACAAGCTCATGGAGAAAAATACTGTTGGTTTCTCCTTGTGATGGAATGAAAATTATTTTCGGTACAGAGAGTAAGAATACAACATATACAAGTGGTCATatgcattgcttgatttatgGGAATGATGGAATTCGACACATTATTTCATTTGATTTCAACAAAGAAGAACTTCACGAAATTCCTTTGCCAAACGATTCACTTCGGCTCTCATATTATTCAAGTGACTTAACATTGCTAAATCTAAGGGGATTCTTAGCCATCGTGAATTTTggttcaagaagaagaagaaaagatcaTATTGAGATATGGGCGTTAAAAAGTTATGATAAGAAGAAATGGGAGCTACTTCAccaaatagaaataaatgaaCTGAATGTTGATCCTGATATTATTAACGTAAACTATGCATTTGCAAATACTTGTGTTGAATGGGAACACGGCATTTGTTTTGCAAAGTCCGACGTATGTTACTTTTGGGACCTGAGACATCTTTCGGTGACAATGGTAAAATTTCCAACATTCTCGTCAAGTATGTTCAGCAATAGTAGTTGGCAGAACAAAAGAACTATATATAGGACTTCTAGCATCTTTGGCTATACTGAAAGCCTCATTTCTCTTAAAAGTTATGGTATTGTGATCgaagaaacaaaatcaaaggaaGGCGAATGTCATATTGATTGA
- the LOC126789257 gene encoding phytosulfokine receptor 2 yields MVLLGIIPMTCLYWVFLAWFLGLSLSLDVPIQSCDPSDLLALKRFAGNLTSGFIITAWSKNSNCCQWDGVVCENVSNGTAASRVRVTKLFLPSMSLNGTISRSLGGLDQLQLLNLSLNHLGGGLPEEFSNLKQLRVLDLSYNRLSGPVSGALIGLKFIKVLNISSNSISDDLSELGGFPNLVVFNISNNSFTDQFNPQICSSSNAIRILDLSLNRFTGSLEGLGSCSTSLQRLHLDFNSFAGQLPEALYSFSAMEQLSVSGNSLSGQISNKLSKFSRLKKLLIFGNQFGGEIPNVFGNLSRLEQLVAHSNMLSGALPSTLAFCSNLQVLDIHNNSLSGSIDLNFTSLSKLCTLDLATNRFSGSLPKSLSNCLELKTLSLAKNELRGSIPEDFAKLTSLSFLSLSNNSFANLSEALSVLHQCKNLTTLILSKNFLREEIPKNASGFESLMVIALGNCGLRGQIPAWLLRCRKLEVLDLSWNDLDGSIPSWIGQMENLFYVDFSNNSLSGEIPKSLTELKSLISTNCSRSYLTASAAIPLFVKRNKSAIGLQYNKASSFPPSIYLSNNRINGSIWPEVGRLKQLHVLDWSRNNITGTIPSSISEMENLETLDLSWNNLYGSIPPSLSKLTFLSKFSVANNHLHGVIPNDGQFLSFPNSSFEGNSGLCGEIYIPCYTKTAGPKPVMPSSSSSRFGRNSILLVTLSIGVGIAVLLAIGVLRMSRRKTENQIDDFDEEHARPHRSSEALASSKLVLFQNAGCKDFTVAELLKSTSNFNQSNIIGCGGYGLVYKADLPNGTKAAIKRLSGECGQMEREFQAEVEALSRAQHKNLVSLEGYCKHGNDRLLIYSYMENGSLDYWLHESVNGISPLKWDVRLKIAQGAAHGLGYLHKGCQPNIVHRDIKTSNILLDEKFEAHLADFGLSRLLRPYDTHVTTDLVGTLGYIPPEYSQTLTATCRGDVYSFGVVLLELVTGRRPVEVCKGKNCRDLVSWMFQMRHAKREEEIIDSSIWNKNHEKQLLEVLDVACKCLDPNPRQRPFIEEVVLWLDGIGLESEKQ; encoded by the coding sequence ATGGTGTTGCTGGGGATTATTCCAATGACATGCCTCTATTGGGTCTTCCTGGCTTGGTTTCTTGGTTTATCTCTGAGTCTTGATGTCCCTATCCAATCATGTGATCCAAGTGATCTTCTTGCACTCAAGAGGTTTGCAGGAAACCTTACAAGTGGCTTTATCATCACAGCATGGTCCAAGAACTCAAATTGCTGCCAATGGGATGGTGTGGTTTGTGAGAATGTGAGCAATGGGACAGCTGCAAGCAGAGTCAGAGTCACCAAGTTGTTTCTTCCCAGCATGAGTCTCAACGGAACGATTTCGCGTTCTTTGGGTGGATTGGATCAGCTGCAATTGCTTAATCTTTCTTTGAATCATCTTGGAGGTGGATTGCCAGAAGAGTTCTCAAACTTGAAGCAGCTGCGAGTTCTTGATTTGAGCTATAATAGGCTTTCAGGACCAGTTTCAGGTGCGCTTATTGGTTTGAAGTTCATTAAAGTACTGAACATTTCAAGCAACTCGATCAGTGATGACTTATCTGAGCTAGGGGGTTTCCCAAATCTTGTGGTGTTCAACATAAGCAATAATTCATTCACTGATCAGTTTAATCCTCAAATTTGTAGCTCTTCCAATGCAATTCGTATTCTTGATTTGTCTTTGAACCGTTTCACCGGCAGTCTTGAAGGCTTAGGCAGTTGTAGCACATCTCTCCAGCGATTGCACTTGGACTTCAATTCATTTGCAGGCCAGCTACCTGAAGCTCTCTACTCATTTTCGGCCATGGAGCAGCTTTCAGTCTCTGGTAACTCTCTTTCTGGCCAGATAAGCAACAAACTAAGTAAGTTCTCTAGACTCAAGAAATTACTCATTTTTGGAAACCAATTTGGAGGTGAAATTCCAAATGTGTTCGGGAACCTTAGTCGACTAGAACAATTGGTTGCACATTCAAATATGTTATCTGGGGCATTGCCTTCAACTTTGGCATTCTGCTCAAATCTTCAAGTGCTAGATATTCACAACAATTCCTTATCTGGTTCTATTGATCTAAATTTCACTAGCCTTTCCAAACTCTGCACCCTTGACCTTGCTACTAATCGTTTTTCAGGCTCCCTTCCAAAGTCACTGTCAAACTGTCTTGAGTTAAAAACCTTAAGCCTTGCTAAGAATGAGTTAAGGGGTTCAATCCCTGAAGACTTTGCCAAGCTCACATCCCTATCCTTTCTCTCATTGTCAAATAACAGTTTTGCAAACTTATCTGAGGCACTATCTGTGCTACATCAGTGCAAAAACCTCACCACTCTTATTCTTTCCAAAAATTTCCTTCGTGAGGAGATTCCCAAAAATGCTAGTGGCTTTGAAAGTTTAATGGTTATAGCACTTGGGAATTGTGGTCTTAGAGGTCAAATTCCAGCTTGGTTATTGAGGTGCAGGAAGTTGGAAGTCCTTGATTTGTCATGGAATGATTTGGATGGTAGTATCCCTTCGTGGATTGGTCAGATGGAGAACTTATTTTATGTGGACTTTTCAAATAATTCTCTCTCTGGAGAGATCCCAAAAAGTTTAACAGAGCTGAAAAGCCTCATATCTACAAATTGCAGTCGGTCATATCTTACTGCCTCTGCAGCCATCCCACTGTTTGTGAAGAGAAATAAGAGTGCTATTGGACTGCAATACAACAAGGCATCGAGTTTTCCACCTTCAATATACTTGAGCAACAATAGAATCAATGGATCAATTTGGCCTGAAGTCGGACGACTGAAACAGCTCCATGTTTTGGATTGGAGCAGGAACAACATTACTGGGACCATTCCTAGCTCAATTTCAGAGATGGAGAACTTGGAAACATTGGATTTATCGTGGAATAATCTGTATGGTTCCATCCCTCCATCCCTTAGCAAGCTCACATTCTTGTCGAAATTTAGTGTGGCAAATAATCACTTGCATGGAGTCATTCCCAATGACGGACAGTTCTTGAGCTTTCCCAATTCAAGCTTTGAAGGAAACTCAGGACTCTGTGGGGAAATATATATTCCATGTTACACTAAGACTGCAGGTCCCAAGCCTGTAATGCCATCAAGTTCAAGCAGTAGATTTGGTCGGAACAGTATCCTTTTAGTGACACTCAGCATAGGAGTTGGGATTGCAGTACTTCTTGCAATTGGTGTACTTAGAATGTCAAGGAGGAAAACTGAGAATCAAATTGATGATTTCGATGAGGAACACGCCAGGCCTCACAGGTCATCAGAAGCACTTGCATCTTCAAAATTGGTGCTTTTTCAGAATGCTGGTTGCAAGGATTTCACAGTTGCAGAATTGTTAAAATCTACAAGCAATTTTAACCAATCCAACATAATTGGTTGTGGTGGTTATGGGCTGGTTTACAAAGCTGACCTACCTAATGGCACAAAAGCTGCAATCAAGAGACTTTCTGGAGAATGTGGACAGATGGAACGCGAATTTCAAGCTGAAGTGGAAGCCCTCTCAAGAGCTCAGCACAAGAACCTTGTATCTCTTGAAGGCTACTGCAAGCATGGTAATGATAGGTTGTTAATTTACTCTTATATGGAGAATGGAAGCTTGGATTATTGGCTGCATGAAAGTGTTAATGgaatttcacctctcaaatggGATGTAAGACTTAAGATAGCTCAAGGTGCTGCCCATGGATTGGGTTACCTGCATAAGGGCTGTCAGCCAAATATTGTGCATCGAGATATAAAAACCAGCAACATTCTTTTAGATGAAAAGTTTGAAGCTCATCTGGCTGATTTTGGTCTTTCCAGGCTACTTCGTCCTTATGACACCCATGTTACCACAGATTTGGTTGGGACTTTGGGTTATATTCCTCCAGAGTATAGTCAGACGTTAACTGCAACCTGCAGGGGCGATGTTTACAGTTTTGGTGTTGTTCTTCTTGAACTTGTAACTGGCAGAAGACCTGTTGAAGTGTGCAAAGGAAAAAACTGCAGAGATCTGGTATCATGGATGTTTCAGATGAGACATGCGAAGAGAGAGGAGGAAATTATAGATTCATCAATCTGGAATAAGAATCATGAGAAGCAGCTTTTGGAGGTGCTTGATGTTGCCTGTAAATGTCTAGACCCCAATCCCAGACAGAGACCCTTTATTGAAGAAGTTGTATTGTGGCTTGATGGTATTGGATTGGAAAGTGAGAAACAATGA
- the LOC126789260 gene encoding uncharacterized protein LOC126789260, with protein MSEIKRIAVVGGGQMGSGIAQLAAMHGCDAWLLDTDPNALTRASKSISTSIQRLVSKGQLTQAVGSDALGRLRYTSDLQELASADVIIEAIVESEDVKKKLFVELDKITKSSAILASNTSSISITRLASATSRPKQVIGMHFMNPPPIMKLVEIVRGADTSDETFDATKALAERFGKTVICSRDYAGFVVNRILMPMINEAFFTLYTGVATKEDIDAGMKLGTNHPMGPLELADFIGLDVCLSIMKVLHAGLGDNKYAPCPLLVQYVDAGRLGRKRGIGVYDYNQMAGAGKASSKL; from the exons ATGTcagagatcaagagaattgcGGTGGTGGGCGGCGGCCAAATGGGCTCCGGAATAGCCCAACTCGCCGCCATGCACGGTTGCGATGCTTGGCTCCTTGACACCGACCCAAATGCTCTCACCAGAGCCTCCAAGTCTATCTCTACCTCCATCCAGCGCCTCGTTTCCAAAGGGCAACTCACTCAG GCTGTTGGTAGTGATGCTTTGGGCCGTCTGCGATATACCTCAGACTTGCAAGAACTTGCTTCGGCAGATGTTATTATTGAAGCTATTGTGGAGTCTGAAGATGTGAAGAAAAAGTTATTTGTTGAACTTGACAAGATCACCAAAAGTTCTGCCATACTGGCATCTAATACAAGTTCCATCTCCATAACTCGTCTAGCATCAGCAACTAGCAGGCCAAAGCAG GTGATTGGCATGCATTTTATGAATCCTCCTCCTATAATGAAACTTGTTGAGATTGTGCGAGGAGCAGACACATCAGATGAGACTTTTGATGCAACAAAAGCATTGGCAGAAAG GTTTGGAAAGACAGTAATATGCTCCCGAGATTATGCTGGCTTTGTTGTGAATAGGATCCTAATGCCGATGATAAATGAAGCATTTTTCACACTCTATACTGGTGTTGCAACAAAGGAAGACATTGATGCTGGTATGAAGTTGGGAACAAATCATCCAATGGGGCCTTTAGAGCTTGCAGATTTCATTGGATTGGATGTCTGCTTATCAATTATGAAAGTTCTCCATGCTGGACTTGGCGATAACAAATATGCTCCCTGCCCACTTCTTGTACAGTATGTTGATGCAGGTCGGCTTGGAAGAAAACGAGGTATTGGGGTATATGATTATAATCAAATGGCTGGTGCTGGAAAAGCTTCTTCGAAGCTTTAA